In the genome of Solibacillus silvestris, one region contains:
- a CDS encoding transglutaminase, translating into MRRSTAEKIELAFFYFIVFLILREWLIPVMELTNTGYFTQFVLFIGICLVLGIFSLPFIVNWFIKLAYITWFVVSVYKDEALTTTQFLSEELKYNLDILLAGEWIYVSDPFRTSLFFILIWMLIYLIQHWVSVRYSIYYFLLLTVFFIGTLDTFTEYDGTAAIVKVMLLGLVLTSLLFIKRLMQAAEMQKDWMNYLKYATPIIIFVMIAGIVATVMPKAEPQWSDPVPYVKNIAGIGGNASQSVATVGYGENDERLGGPFAGDNTIVYEIKTPIRQYWRVETKDFYTSKGWEQSDDESLQQTLQFADPLPLSIKPGSEEPQSVEVQAINEEYLFLLQAYGITSYNLDGTQTGLRFNTGNEKILPLINSDVVAPASYEMTFQQPEYSYVALKESLSSTENDSRYLQLPDNLPQRVTDLALEITDMYDSVYDKARAIEGYFARSGFQYETTNVQVPSADQDYVDQFLFETRLGYCDNFSTSMVVMLRSIGIQARWVKGFSSGERIGAQDGTFTYQVTNNDAHSWVEAYIDGIGWMPFEPTIGFSNPMNINYDVDFEAPEEEQLPDMEEPEAPKPELEEQDTTKQSTNGTSRMDWSIFKWVLYGLLALVVIGLIVAWKKRGKWQPKLAVQMNKSKLDKAATFEEAYFVLLKQLERVHLKRGQDETLQQFAMRVDRQLDTTKMSELTAFYERLIYAKQTDQMNTTEMKEIWEYLINRTSG; encoded by the coding sequence ATGAGACGCAGCACAGCCGAAAAAATAGAACTCGCTTTTTTTTATTTTATTGTTTTTCTGATTTTACGAGAATGGTTAATACCGGTAATGGAGTTAACGAACACAGGCTACTTTACGCAGTTTGTATTATTCATAGGGATATGTTTAGTACTGGGGATTTTTTCGCTGCCGTTTATTGTTAATTGGTTTATTAAGTTAGCATACATTACATGGTTTGTTGTCAGTGTGTATAAAGATGAAGCATTGACGACGACGCAATTTTTATCGGAAGAACTGAAATACAATTTGGATATATTGCTTGCAGGTGAGTGGATTTATGTGAGTGATCCATTTCGGACAAGTTTGTTTTTTATATTGATCTGGATGCTTATTTATTTAATTCAGCATTGGGTAAGTGTGCGCTATAGCATTTACTATTTCCTGCTGCTTACAGTATTTTTCATCGGGACACTCGATACTTTTACAGAATACGATGGCACAGCGGCGATTGTTAAAGTAATGTTACTAGGTCTTGTGCTTACATCGTTGCTGTTTATAAAACGACTTATGCAGGCCGCGGAAATGCAAAAAGATTGGATGAACTACTTGAAATATGCGACTCCGATTATCATTTTTGTTATGATTGCAGGAATTGTTGCAACAGTCATGCCGAAAGCAGAGCCTCAATGGTCGGACCCGGTTCCATATGTAAAAAATATTGCAGGTATTGGGGGTAATGCCAGTCAATCGGTTGCAACAGTTGGTTACGGGGAAAATGATGAGCGACTGGGTGGACCGTTTGCGGGGGATAATACGATTGTCTATGAAATAAAAACACCGATCCGTCAATATTGGCGTGTTGAGACGAAAGATTTTTATACGTCTAAAGGTTGGGAGCAATCAGATGATGAGTCATTGCAACAAACGCTTCAGTTTGCAGATCCTCTCCCGCTTTCAATCAAGCCTGGAAGTGAAGAGCCTCAGTCGGTGGAAGTGCAGGCTATAAATGAAGAATACTTGTTTTTATTGCAGGCATATGGCATTACTTCTTATAATCTAGACGGTACACAAACTGGATTGAGATTTAATACAGGCAATGAAAAAATTCTGCCTCTTATAAACAGCGATGTTGTAGCTCCTGCATCATACGAGATGACATTTCAACAGCCGGAATATAGTTACGTTGCTTTGAAAGAATCATTATCCTCAACTGAAAATGATTCGCGCTATTTACAGCTTCCGGATAATTTGCCGCAGCGTGTAACTGATTTAGCTCTTGAAATTACCGACATGTATGACAGTGTATATGACAAGGCTCGTGCAATTGAAGGTTACTTTGCGCGTAGTGGCTTTCAATATGAAACGACAAATGTACAAGTTCCATCAGCAGATCAAGACTATGTAGATCAGTTTTTGTTTGAAACAAGGCTTGGATATTGTGATAACTTCTCTACTTCAATGGTTGTCATGCTACGCTCTATAGGAATTCAGGCGCGTTGGGTAAAAGGTTTTTCGAGCGGAGAACGGATCGGTGCACAAGACGGTACGTTTACGTACCAGGTGACGAATAATGATGCCCATTCATGGGTGGAAGCGTATATTGACGGTATTGGATGGATGCCGTTTGAGCCGACAATTGGCTTTAGTAATCCGATGAATATTAATTATGATGTAGATTTCGAAGCTCCCGAAGAAGAGCAGCTACCTGATATGGAAGAACCGGAAGCACCAAAGCCGGAGTTGGAAGAACAAGATACAACTAAGCAATCAACTAATGGGACAAGTAGAATGGACTGGTCAATATTTAAATGGGTGCTGTACGGATTACTGGCTCTTGTTGTGATTGGGTTAATTGTTGCTTGGAAAAAACGCGGAAAATGGCAACCAAAACTTGCAGTTCAAATGAACAAATCGAAATTAGATAAAGCAGCAACTTTTGAAGAAGCATATTTTGTGTTATTAAAACAGTTGGAGCGGGTTCATTTGAAACGAGGACAAGACGAAACATTGCAACAGTTTGCAATGCGTGTTGATCGACAGCTGGATACCACTAAAATGAGTGAGTTGACGGCATTTTATGAGCGACTTATTTATGCAAAACAGACCGACCAAATGAACACGACTGAAATGAAAGAAATTTGGGAATATTTAATCAATCGTACGAGTGGTTGA
- a CDS encoding nicotinate phosphoribosyltransferase (catalyzes the formation of 5-phospho-alpha-D-ribose 1-diphosphate and nicotinate from nicotinate D-ribonucleotide and diphosphate) → MNEKYVDDSFALHTDLYQINMAESYWADGMHNRKAVFELYFRQLPFGNGYAIFAGLERMLNYLKDFRFSETDIAYLRDELHYKEDFIEYLKTIRFTGSMYSMEEGELVFANEPIVRIEAPLVEAQLIETALLNIVNYQTLIATKASRIKQVVQKEIAMEFGTRRAQEMDAAVWGARAAVIGGFESTSNVRAGKLFNIPVSGTHAHALVQAYKNDYDAFHSYAKRHKDCVFLVDTYNTLKSGVPTAIQVAKELGDKINFIGIRLDSGDIAFLSKESRRMLDEAGFPDAKIIVSNDLDEYTILNLKAQGARVDMWGIGTKLITAYDQPALGAVYKMVSIENDHGEMEDTIKISANAEKVTTPGLKRVYRIINKKSGKSEGDYIAMADENPAAEERIKMFHPVHTFVSKFVTNFEAKELHRKVIDKGEIVYENPTLMEIRQYASNNLDLLWDEYKRSLNPEEYPVDLSQKCWDNKMRNIQEVRDMVTELEER, encoded by the coding sequence ATGAACGAAAAGTATGTAGATGACAGTTTTGCTTTGCATACCGATTTATATCAAATCAATATGGCAGAAAGCTATTGGGCAGACGGGATGCATAACCGTAAAGCTGTATTTGAGTTGTATTTCAGACAATTACCGTTTGGGAATGGCTATGCAATTTTTGCGGGTTTGGAGCGCATGCTGAATTATTTAAAAGACTTTCGTTTCAGTGAAACAGATATCGCTTATTTACGTGATGAACTCCATTATAAAGAGGATTTTATTGAATACTTAAAAACAATTCGTTTTACGGGTTCTATGTATTCGATGGAAGAAGGAGAACTTGTTTTTGCGAATGAACCAATTGTACGAATCGAAGCACCGCTAGTGGAAGCCCAACTGATTGAAACAGCTCTATTGAACATTGTAAACTACCAAACACTGATTGCGACAAAAGCAAGCCGTATCAAGCAAGTTGTCCAAAAGGAAATTGCGATGGAATTCGGTACACGTCGTGCGCAAGAGATGGATGCAGCTGTTTGGGGAGCACGTGCAGCAGTGATCGGCGGTTTTGAATCGACTTCAAATGTTCGCGCTGGGAAGCTGTTTAATATTCCTGTATCAGGTACACATGCACATGCATTGGTTCAAGCGTATAAAAACGATTATGATGCATTTCATTCTTATGCGAAGCGTCATAAAGACTGTGTGTTTTTGGTGGATACGTACAATACATTAAAGTCAGGTGTCCCGACGGCGATACAGGTAGCTAAAGAACTTGGTGATAAGATTAACTTTATCGGAATTCGTTTAGATAGCGGGGATATTGCCTTCCTTTCAAAAGAGTCACGCCGAATGCTTGATGAAGCAGGGTTCCCGGATGCAAAAATTATCGTTTCAAATGACTTGGATGAATATACAATTTTAAACCTAAAAGCGCAGGGTGCCCGAGTGGATATGTGGGGAATTGGTACAAAACTCATCACTGCATATGACCAGCCTGCTTTAGGTGCTGTCTATAAAATGGTTTCAATTGAAAATGATCATGGTGAAATGGAAGATACGATCAAAATTTCAGCCAATGCTGAAAAAGTAACGACACCTGGTTTAAAAAGAGTTTACCGGATTATTAATAAGAAAAGCGGGAAATCAGAAGGGGACTATATCGCAATGGCTGATGAAAATCCTGCTGCTGAAGAACGAATTAAAATGTTCCATCCGGTGCATACATTTGTCTCGAAATTCGTAACAAACTTTGAAGCGAAGGAATTGCATCGGAAAGTGATTGACAAGGGTGAAATTGTTTATGAAAATCCAACCTTAATGGAGATACGTCAATATGCGTCCAATAACTTAGATTTACTTTGGGATGAGTATAAACGTTCATTAAATCCTGAGGAATATCCGGTCGATTTAAGCCAAAAATGCTGGGATAATAAAATGCGAAATATCCAGGAAGTGCGCGATATGGTAACAGAACTCGAAGAACGATAA
- a CDS encoding AAA family ATPase — MNEQIEGIIKNIEKVMIGKREIAELSIVSLLAGGHVLLEDVPGVGKTMMVRALSKSLGASFKRIQFTPDLLPSDVIGVSIYNPKTLQFEFRPGPIVGNIVLADEINRTSPKTQAALLESMEEGSITVDGETIQLPKPFFVMATQNPIEYEGTYPLPEAQLDRFLLKIKMGYPTKEEEIEVLNRAEKSVPIDDLFPVLTIEQLNDLREQAKQVHVENNIKEYIVSIAQHTRHHENVYLGVSPRASIALMRAAQSYAFMKGRDYVIPDDVQYLVKFVFGHRIILKPETRYEGITEEQVIESVLRYVHVPVKRYVP; from the coding sequence ATGAATGAGCAGATCGAGGGAATAATTAAAAATATCGAAAAAGTAATGATAGGAAAAAGAGAGATTGCCGAGCTAAGTATTGTTTCGTTATTAGCAGGAGGGCATGTATTACTGGAAGACGTGCCGGGCGTTGGGAAAACAATGATGGTACGTGCGCTTTCAAAGTCACTGGGTGCAAGCTTTAAACGTATTCAATTTACACCGGATTTACTGCCATCTGATGTAATTGGCGTTTCTATATATAATCCGAAAACATTACAGTTTGAGTTCCGTCCGGGGCCGATTGTCGGCAATATTGTGTTAGCGGATGAAATTAACCGTACATCACCAAAAACACAGGCCGCTCTGTTGGAAAGTATGGAAGAGGGGTCAATTACGGTGGACGGTGAAACGATTCAGCTGCCAAAGCCTTTTTTTGTAATGGCAACACAAAACCCGATTGAATATGAGGGGACATATCCGCTTCCGGAAGCGCAACTAGACCGCTTTTTACTGAAAATAAAGATGGGCTATCCTACGAAAGAAGAGGAAATTGAAGTGCTGAATCGTGCCGAAAAATCGGTTCCGATAGATGATCTTTTCCCGGTATTAACAATCGAGCAGTTGAACGATTTAAGAGAACAAGCAAAACAAGTACATGTAGAAAATAATATTAAAGAGTATATTGTGTCCATCGCACAACATACACGTCATCATGAAAATGTGTATTTAGGTGTAAGTCCTCGTGCTTCCATCGCATTAATGCGTGCTGCGCAAAGCTATGCCTTTATGAAAGGGAGAGATTACGTTATTCCGGATGATGTTCAATATTTAGTGAAATTCGTTTTCGGCCACCGAATTATTTTAAAACCAGAAACACGCTATGAAGGAATTACGGAAGAACAAGTGATTGAAAGTGTTCTTCGTTATGTCCATGTTCCAGTAAAAAGGTACGTGCCGTAA
- a CDS encoding GMP synthetase → MVSTPLLKEQEKIVVLDFGSQFNQLITRRIREFGVFSELHPHTITAEEIKEMNAVGIVFSGGPNSVYDESAFHVDPAIFELGLPILGICYGMQLMAQTHGGKVEGAATREYGKAEINITSDNKLFAELPKNQVVWMSHGDHVTAVPEGFEVIATSPACPIAAMADASRKFYAVQFHPEVRHSVYGNDLLKNFVFNVCEAKGDWSMANFIEIEIAKIREQVGDKQVLCALSGGVDSSVVAVLIHKAIGDQLTCMFVDHNLNRKGEVEQVMKTFTEDFDMKLIKIDARERFMNKLAGVSDPEQKRKIIGNEFIYVFDEESSKLKDMDFLAQGTLYTDIIESGTATAQTIKSHHNVGGLPEDMKFKLIEPLNTLFKDEVRALGLELGLPEEVVWRQPFPGPGLGIRVLGEVTEEKLEIVREADYILREEIKNAGLERDIWQYFAVLPDIRSVGVMGDGRTYDYAIGIRGVTSIDGMTSDWARIPYDVLEKISVRIVNEVKHVNRVLYDITSKPPATIEWE, encoded by the coding sequence ATAGTGTCAACTCCTTTGTTAAAAGAACAAGAAAAGATTGTCGTTCTTGATTTCGGTAGTCAGTTCAACCAATTAATCACTCGTCGTATTCGTGAATTCGGTGTATTCTCTGAATTACATCCACATACGATTACTGCTGAAGAAATTAAAGAAATGAATGCTGTAGGTATTGTATTTTCAGGTGGTCCAAACTCTGTATATGATGAATCAGCATTCCATGTAGATCCGGCGATTTTTGAATTAGGTTTACCGATTTTAGGTATTTGCTATGGCATGCAGTTAATGGCCCAAACACATGGCGGTAAAGTGGAAGGCGCAGCAACTCGTGAGTACGGGAAAGCTGAAATTAACATTACTTCAGATAATAAATTATTTGCGGAATTACCAAAAAATCAAGTTGTATGGATGAGCCACGGTGACCATGTAACAGCAGTGCCAGAAGGTTTTGAAGTAATTGCGACAAGCCCGGCATGCCCGATCGCGGCAATGGCTGATGCTTCTCGTAAATTTTATGCAGTACAATTCCATCCGGAAGTACGCCACTCTGTATACGGAAATGATTTACTGAAAAACTTCGTATTCAATGTTTGTGAAGCAAAAGGCGACTGGTCGATGGCGAACTTCATTGAAATCGAGATTGCGAAAATCCGTGAGCAAGTTGGAGATAAGCAAGTACTTTGTGCATTATCAGGCGGAGTTGATTCATCTGTAGTAGCAGTGTTAATCCACAAAGCAATCGGTGACCAATTAACTTGTATGTTCGTGGACCACAACTTAAACCGTAAAGGTGAAGTTGAACAGGTAATGAAAACTTTCACAGAAGACTTCGATATGAAACTGATCAAAATCGATGCTCGTGAACGTTTCATGAATAAACTTGCCGGTGTTTCTGACCCAGAGCAAAAACGTAAAATTATCGGTAATGAGTTCATTTACGTATTTGATGAAGAGTCATCAAAGCTAAAAGATATGGACTTCTTAGCGCAAGGTACCCTTTACACAGATATTATTGAATCAGGTACAGCAACTGCCCAAACAATTAAATCACACCATAATGTTGGTGGTTTACCGGAAGATATGAAGTTCAAATTAATCGAACCATTAAATACACTATTTAAAGACGAAGTACGCGCTTTAGGCCTTGAATTAGGTCTACCTGAAGAAGTTGTATGGCGTCAGCCTTTCCCAGGTCCTGGTTTAGGTATTCGTGTACTTGGTGAAGTAACAGAAGAAAAACTGGAAATCGTTCGTGAAGCAGACTACATCCTGCGCGAAGAAATTAAAAATGCTGGCCTGGAGCGCGACATTTGGCAATACTTCGCTGTATTACCTGACATCCGTTCAGTAGGTGTAATGGGCGATGGCCGTACGTACGACTACGCAATCGGTATCCGCGGTGTAACATCAATCGACGGCATGACATCAGACTGGGCACGTATCCCTTACGATGTACTAGAGAAGATTTCTGTACGTATCGTCAACGAAGTGAAGCACGTAAACCGCGTGCTGTATGACATTACTTCTAAGCCACCAGCAACGATTGAGTGGGAATAG
- a CDS encoding NAD(+) synthetase, whose protein sequence is MLQQQIIEELKVQPTIDVEQEIRKSIDFLKEYAKYHPFLKGFVLGISGGQDSTLTGKLAQMAIDELNEEAGASAYSFWAVRLPYGKQFDEKDCQDALDFIQPTKVYTVNIKNAVDASVNALLEAGITLSDFAKGNEKARERMKVQYSIAASNDGVVLGTDHAAEAVTGFYTKYGDGGADLMPIFRLNKRQGRAILKHLNCPVHLYEKVPTADLEENRPALPDEAALGVTYEQIDDYLEGKEIPDPAREKLEGHYLRSMHKRNMPITVFDDFWKQ, encoded by the coding sequence ATGTTGCAACAACAAATTATTGAAGAGTTAAAAGTACAGCCGACAATCGATGTAGAACAGGAAATCCGTAAGTCCATTGATTTTTTAAAGGAATATGCAAAATATCATCCTTTCTTAAAAGGATTTGTGCTTGGAATTAGCGGTGGGCAAGACTCTACGTTAACGGGTAAGCTTGCGCAAATGGCTATCGATGAGCTGAACGAAGAAGCGGGAGCATCCGCTTACTCGTTTTGGGCGGTAAGATTACCTTATGGCAAACAATTTGATGAAAAGGATTGCCAAGATGCACTCGATTTCATTCAGCCGACAAAAGTGTATACGGTTAATATCAAAAATGCTGTAGATGCAAGTGTAAATGCACTTTTGGAAGCAGGAATTACGTTGAGTGATTTCGCCAAAGGAAATGAAAAAGCGCGTGAACGAATGAAAGTACAATATTCGATTGCAGCATCGAATGATGGTGTCGTACTTGGTACAGATCATGCTGCAGAAGCAGTAACAGGCTTTTATACAAAGTATGGCGACGGTGGTGCAGATTTAATGCCGATTTTCCGTTTAAATAAACGCCAAGGTCGTGCGATTTTAAAACATTTAAACTGTCCAGTACATTTATATGAAAAAGTCCCGACGGCAGATTTAGAGGAAAACCGCCCTGCATTGCCGGATGAAGCGGCGCTTGGTGTAACGTACGAACAAATTGATGATTATTTGGAAGGTAAGGAAATTCCGGATCCGGCCCGTGAAAAGCTTGAAGGACATTACTTGCGCTCCATGCATAAACGCAATATGCCGATTACAGTTTTCGATGATTTCTGGAAACAATAG
- a CDS encoding oxygen sensor protein DosP, with the protein MFTKPDLESMHIIEGTYDPLVILLSFIIAFGASYTAIYINRRINGKGFFHKNIWLVLASLAMGLGIWSMHYVGMSALVISIPMKHNLVLTLISVIPAIVASYMAFYLTNRDYKKIQTFIAAGFFMGCGIALMHYIGMAAMEMDAKVVYNPVLFGLSILIAIVASFASLYIFSITDTKMEKVLVKSIAAFLMAIAVTSMHYTGMLAMSFYVEGPIRVHTHDSNMIEVVLFVTIGIGSLFGLAILASRLDRYVDFRMKYFDALTQLPNHNQFTEDQRIKKNTKMVAIVHLNNVEKYILAYGYSFGDAIVKSVMEIMQTSLPKETKLYRTEANRFTVIHAPAESVQNTINGLRSICLLLERPLNIDERMVSIEAVFAVSQSDEKKAVHEHFTNAIAVLHAPSTQSRHGIIKYDPKIHTFNFERQLSLDIQRAMNENELFIVYQPKVHPEQNSVVGIEALMRWKHPVYGIISPAVFIPILENANRISDVTDWLIERVCQQLAAWTNIGIELPQISINIPGMYLTSPRLNKVINRSLLKYKIQASKIELEITETSVIHDIHNAISAVRTFREKGLSVALDDFGTGLSSLSYLKEIPISTIKIDKSFIDGVPNSAKDASILKSIIHLCYSLDLNVLVEGVETKEQVQFIMGLEKVPIVQGYYYSKPLTVEEYEQWWKKRKEVGEQNGEISIG; encoded by the coding sequence TTGTTTACAAAACCTGACTTGGAAAGCATGCATATTATTGAAGGAACATATGATCCCTTAGTAATACTATTGTCTTTCATTATCGCTTTTGGTGCATCCTATACAGCGATTTATATTAATCGGCGCATCAATGGAAAGGGTTTTTTTCATAAAAATATATGGTTAGTGTTGGCTTCACTGGCAATGGGGCTTGGAATTTGGTCGATGCACTATGTTGGAATGAGTGCGCTCGTCATATCCATACCTATGAAGCATAATCTGGTACTGACGCTTATATCTGTCATCCCGGCTATTGTTGCATCGTATATGGCATTTTATTTAACCAATCGCGACTATAAAAAGATTCAAACATTTATCGCAGCTGGTTTTTTTATGGGATGCGGTATAGCACTTATGCATTATATAGGTATGGCTGCTATGGAAATGGATGCGAAGGTTGTTTATAATCCGGTCCTGTTTGGCTTATCGATCTTGATAGCAATTGTGGCATCGTTTGCCTCTTTGTACATCTTTTCGATTACTGATACTAAAATGGAAAAGGTTTTGGTGAAAAGTATCGCCGCTTTTTTAATGGCTATCGCTGTAACAAGCATGCACTATACAGGTATGTTAGCGATGAGTTTTTATGTGGAGGGGCCGATCCGTGTACATACGCATGATTCCAATATGATTGAAGTCGTGTTGTTTGTGACAATTGGAATTGGCAGTTTATTTGGACTTGCAATTTTAGCCAGTCGCCTAGATAGATATGTTGACTTCCGTATGAAATATTTTGATGCGTTGACACAATTGCCCAACCATAATCAATTTACAGAAGACCAGCGTATTAAAAAGAATACGAAAATGGTGGCCATTGTCCATTTAAACAACGTAGAGAAGTATATATTAGCTTATGGCTATTCTTTTGGGGATGCAATTGTAAAAAGTGTAATGGAAATAATGCAAACCAGTCTGCCAAAGGAGACGAAATTGTATCGCACGGAAGCTAATCGCTTTACGGTGATACATGCACCTGCTGAAAGTGTGCAAAATACAATCAATGGATTGCGGAGTATATGTCTTTTGTTAGAGCGTCCGTTAAATATTGATGAACGAATGGTTTCGATAGAAGCAGTTTTTGCTGTTTCGCAGTCAGATGAAAAAAAGGCGGTTCATGAACATTTTACCAATGCAATTGCGGTATTACATGCTCCGTCGACACAATCCAGGCATGGAATAATTAAGTACGATCCAAAAATTCATACGTTTAATTTTGAACGTCAATTAAGCCTTGATATTCAACGGGCGATGAATGAAAATGAATTGTTCATTGTATATCAGCCGAAAGTGCATCCGGAGCAAAATAGTGTAGTAGGAATAGAGGCACTTATGCGTTGGAAGCATCCGGTGTACGGAATAATATCTCCGGCGGTATTTATACCGATATTAGAAAATGCTAATCGTATTTCAGATGTGACAGATTGGCTAATCGAGAGAGTTTGCCAACAATTAGCCGCATGGACTAATATAGGGATAGAGCTGCCACAAATATCGATTAATATTCCGGGTATGTATTTGACATCACCGCGTTTAAATAAAGTAATCAATAGGAGTTTGCTTAAGTATAAAATTCAAGCATCTAAAATTGAATTGGAAATTACTGAAACAAGTGTCATTCATGATATTCATAATGCTATATCAGCAGTAAGAACTTTCAGGGAAAAGGGCTTGTCTGTAGCACTGGATGATTTTGGAACAGGTTTATCGTCTCTATCTTATTTGAAAGAAATACCGATATCCACTATTAAGATTGATAAATCATTTATAGATGGTGTGCCCAATTCCGCAAAAGATGCCTCAATCCTAAAATCGATTATTCACTTGTGCTATTCACTTGATTTAAATGTTCTGGTAGAAGGTGTCGAAACGAAGGAGCAAGTTCAGTTTATTATGGGCTTGGAGAAAGTGCCGATCGTCCAAGGCTACTATTATTCAAAGCCATTGACAGTTGAAGAGTACGAACAATGGTGGAAAAAGCGAAAAGAAGTAGGTGAACAAAATGGGGAAATATCAATTGGATAG
- a CDS encoding transcriptional regulator (indirectly regulates nitrogen metabolism; at high nitrogen levels P-II prevents the phosphorylation of NR-I, the transcriptional activator of the glutamine synthetase gene (glnA); at low nitrogen levels P-II is uridylylated to form PII-UMP and interacts with an adenylyltransferase (GlnE) that activates GlnA), producing MKKIEAIIRPEVFPQVREGLALEGIDGLSISEIAGAGRQEGKIGLFRGNSFSMEFSQKLKLEMVVDNAKVQPIIDVLLREASTGEVGDGKIFIYPVEQAIRIRTKELGSIAID from the coding sequence ATGAAAAAGATTGAAGCGATTATTCGACCTGAGGTGTTTCCACAAGTTCGAGAAGGGTTGGCTCTTGAAGGAATTGATGGTTTAAGTATTTCTGAGATTGCTGGAGCTGGGCGACAGGAAGGTAAAATCGGATTGTTTCGCGGAAATTCTTTCTCAATGGAATTTTCGCAAAAGCTCAAACTCGAAATGGTTGTTGACAATGCCAAAGTTCAACCGATTATTGATGTATTATTGCGCGAAGCTTCTACAGGGGAAGTTGGTGACGGTAAGATTTTTATATACCCTGTAGAACAGGCGATACGTATCCGCACTAAAGAACTTGGTTCTATTGCAATTGACTAA